The Branchiostoma floridae strain S238N-H82 chromosome 10, Bfl_VNyyK, whole genome shotgun sequence genome has a segment encoding these proteins:
- the LOC118424985 gene encoding mucin-5AC-like: MATGPDTTRKTTVLQTSTRGLGTSGETTTMGTATTVSGTTDDTSSQTSVFTRSTIETTPMTTLNTATVVGDVTEPTILTSQTSFTEEVTMLSTEVDPHATDDTTAYTDSTGTSTTPKPSTFNTDTTERMTTELTVTAEQFTDVQTTDITVTVDPSTVEGTTLQQAPAKSTSVKDQSTSTLMTGTSTTTESTTVEKSTTEATLLPATTTGANRETEDTTTSLGSTKETAFSAQPSTSYTDFTTASSRTYFSTNGRTIVGNTGATSQRTGSQASVTSTVVTGATTTGEGRSRETTTTTYETPTTSAITPLTDTSVSVTGTKRSTPTVPSTLSMSTQHSTSLSEETTTDAFGTFTTVVEMSTETLQSSSIEMPATSTIPTGATAVLSSLATGQRTEMTSTEPPSTGTERSTGIITSAKTAVTSGTDATALTEKTSTAETTVTTKPDVTETSTVFTASTSQLGSTQHTVTPSTKATSTAPPMATRTTTYFSSFSAQTDETTPTDKLSSMQTTTIVPSTLFSQSSDATVTMATGRSTESPSTSLTPTTQKMTPGATNAKTTQGTTSATINTPTELTDIPSTSASRGPTAKTTAETSFPATPITQTDTTTKLETMETTTSAFRSSTRDSVGTSTRDSVETSTSRQTDGATSTSESTSTDSTATSSPLTETISTTITPKSTMTVSAGGTTMTASAAVQTSTARGRTSQLTTTGRASTSSGQITSTSRRSTTSNVISTALKQTTTVLRSTRKPTTTVAPITSTVRTSTSAPAYNTTTGPVTAFPTCTVTCSIYATCVQRSAQVFQCVCNDGYVGNGRTCTLASTPYHFEVRMVKVNFTEDLNNRESLAFRSLAYRVTTVISNYLKQSSLADVILGVTITRFRPGSVIADYNVNVNNSASDVVNGTDISTALLTAIRNDSSNNDTLGIELASLCQKESENQICGQVDYELSIWIKLLVSLGGFLLAITLAVVCKGSLEESYKRKDKWTSDKTEAHNYIPRIR, encoded by the exons ATGGCGACAGGGCCAGATACCACGAGGAAAACCACGGTACTCCAAACATCTACTAGAGGTCTTGGAACATCTGGAGAAACCACGACTATGGGGACAGCCACAACTGTGAGCGGTACCACCGATGACACCTCTTCCCAGACCAGTGTATTTACACGTAGTACCATAGAGACGACACCTATGACTACATTAAACACAGCTACAGTGGTAGGCGATGTAACGGAACCAACCATTTTAACCTCTCAGACCAGCTTTACAGAAGAGGTGACAATGCTGTCTACTGAAGTTGATCCACACGCAACTGACGATACCACAGCTTATACGGATTCTACAGGTACTAGTACAACACCAAAACCGAGCACCTTCAACACTGATACCACTGAAAGGATGACAACAGAACTAACTGTAACAGCGGAACAATTTACCGACGTGCAGACAACAGACATCACAGTAACAGTTGATCCTAGCACTGTTGAAGGCACTACATTACAGCAAGCGCCTGCAAAATCAACGAGTGTGAAAGACCAATCCACAAGTACCCTTATGACAGGTACTAGTACCACTACAGAGTCGACTACAGTGGAGAAAAGTACGACTGAGGCCACATTGTTACctgcaacaacaacaggagCAAATAGAGAAACAGAAGACACTACTACTTCGCTAGGGTCAACCAAGGAAACTGCCTTTTCAGCCCAGCCTAGTACATCATATACAGACTTCACCACAGCGTCCAGTAGAACATATTTCAGTACCAATGGCAGAACCATAGTCGGAAATACTGGTGCAACTTCGCAACGCACGGGGTCGCAGGCGTCAGTAACTAGTACCGTCGTCACGGGAGCAACTACAACAGGGGAAGGTAGGAGCAGAGAGACCACAACAACGACCTACGAGACTCCTACAACATCAGCTATCACACCCTTGACTGATACGTCTGTGTCTGTTACTGGTACCAAAAGATCAACGCCTACTGTGCCAAGTACACTGTCAATGTCTACTCAACACTCAACAAGCTTGTCAGAAGAAACTACAACTGATGCATTTGGTACGTTTACTACTGTGGTGGAAATGTCAACGGAGACACTTCAAAGTTCAAGCATTGAAATGCCTGCTACTAGTACAATTCCTACGGGTGCAACGGCTGTCTTAAGTTCCTTAGCAACGGGACAGAGGACTGAAATGACATCCACAGAACCGCCATCCACCGGGACTGAGCGCAGTACGGGAATTATCACTTCGGCTAAAACAGCTGTTACTAGCGGTACGGATGCAACCGCATTGACGGAGAAAACATCAACAGCAGAGACAACCGTTACCACAAAACCTGACGTCACCGAAACCAGCACAGTTTTCACCGCTTCAACGTCGCAGTTGGGAAGTACGCAACACACTGTAACGCCATCTACCAAGGCAACGAGTACTGCACCCCCTATGGCAACTCGCACTACTACCTACTTTTCCTCATTTAGTGCCCAAACTGACGAAACCACACCAACCGACAAACTATCGTCAATGCAAACCACAACAATAGTACCAAGTACTCTATTCTCACAAAGTAGTGATGCAAcagtcaccatggcaacgggacGAAGCACAGAATCTCCCTCCACAAGCTTGACTCCAACTACACAGAAAATGACGCCAGGAGCTACGAATGCAAAGACAACACAGGGAACCACATCGGCTACCATAAACACACCAACAGAACTAACAGACATTCCTTCTACTTCTGCTTCAAGAGGACCTACAGCCAAGACAACAGCAGAGACCAGCTTTCCCGCTACGCCAATCACACAGACTGACACAACGACAAAGCTAGAAACCATGGAGACGACGACCTCAGCTTTCAGGTCAAGTACAAGAGATTCCGTCGGAACAAGTACAAGAGATTCCGTGGAAACAAGTACCTCTAGACAAACTGACGGAGCAACCAGTACTTCTGAATCGACATCAACAGATAGCACTGCAACAAGTTCCCCGTTGACGGAAACAATATCGACAACGATTACACCGAAATCAACAATGACAGTCTCTGCAGGTGGTACAACAATGACAGCATCGGCTGCAGTTCAAACAAGTACCGCAAGAGGACGCACGTCCCAACTTACTACAACAGGTCGTGCCTCCACATCCTCTGGTCAAATTACATCTACAAGTAGACGATCAACAACAAGCAATGTGATAAGCACAGCTTTAAAACAGACAACTACAGTCCTCAGAAGTACACGGAAACCAACCACAACTGTAGCGCCCATAACGAGCACCGTGCGAACCAGTACTTCTGCACCAGCCTACAACACAACGACAGGACCGGTAACAGCCTTCCCTACCTGTACCGTCACCTGTAGTATCTACGCGACGTGCGTCCAGAGAAGCGCTCAGGTGTTCCAGTGCGTCTGTAACGATGGCTACGTGGGGAACGGCCGTACCTGTACGCTAG CGTCCACTCCTTACCACTTTGAAGTACGGATGGTCAAAGTCAACTTCACAGAGGACCTCAACAACAGGGAGTCTTTAGCGTTTCGGTCGCTGGCCTACAGGGTGACCACGGTG ATCAGTAACTACCTGAAACAGAGTTCCCTCGCTGACGTCATTCTCGGCGTCACCATCACGCGGTTCCGTCCCGGCAGCGTCATCGCCGACTACAACGTCAACGTCAACAACAGCGCCAGTGACGTTGTCAACGGCACGGACATCTCCACCGCGCTCCTCACGGCCATACGGAACGACTCCAGCAACAATGATACGTTAGGGATCGAACTCGCCTCCTT GTGTCAAAAAGAATCAGAAAACCAGATTTGCGGACAGGTGGATTACGAACTGTCTATCTGGATCAAGCTGCTGGTCTCTCTCGGAGGGTTCCTATTGGCTATCACACTGGCTGTCGTCTGTAAGGGGTCGCTAGAGGAATCCTATAAACGGAAAGACAAGTGGACCTCGGACAAGACAGAAGCGCATAACTACATTCCGAGAATAAGGTAA